GGATCCGTCGAGTTCGGTGACCAACGCGGAATCGACGTCGACCATGGGACAGTCGAACGCGCCGATCGAGTCGAGTTCCGCCTGTGACGTGATCACGGCACCGGGGGCTGCATCCCCGAGAATGTACGAGATGCGATCGAGCGGGTTGCTCGTGTCGATCGGGAGGTACCCCGCACCGGCTTTCAGAACCCCGAGAATCGCCGCGATCAGATCTGCCGACCGCGGCAGCGCCACAGCTACCAGGCTTTCCGGTTTCACACCGGTCGCCGACAATGCCCGTGCAATCCGATTCGCTTTGCCGTCCAGCTCCGCATAGGTAAGGGTGACATCGCCACTGGTGACGGCGGGCGCCCCCGGGTTCGCGCGTACGGCAGCATCGAAGCGCGCCACGAGCGTTGCATCACCGACATCGACGAGTTCGGTGCCCCCAGCGCTCAGCGCCGCACGCTCGGCCTCGTCCATGATCTCGATATCGCCGATCACCACATCGGCATCCGCGACTACAGCGCTGACTATCGCGGTCAACCGGCGAGCAAAACTGACAGCCGTTACTTCGTCGAACACCTCACGCGCATAGGTCAATTCGACGGCCAGCGGGCCTTCACCACCAGCGCCCGACGCCATTTCGGTGATAGCCAATTGCAGATCGAACTTGGCTATCGCGACGTCGAGGTCCACGCCCGTCACAGTCAGGTCCGGCAAAGAGAACCGAGACGGTTCAAAGTTCTGGTAGGTCAACATGACCTGAAAGATCGGGTGGCGTGCGGCACTTCGTTCTGGATCCAGAATCTCCACCAGCCGCTCGAACGGCAGATCGGCATGAGCGAACGCTTCGAGATCCACCCCACGCGCGGTGTCCAGCAGTTCACGGAAACTGAGGTCCGGCGAGGTATCGGTACGAAGCACGAGCGTATTGACGAACATGCCGATGAGGTTGTCGAGGGCCTCGTCACCGCGACCCGCTACCGGGGTGCCCACGACGATGTCGGTGGAGTCCGAAAGCCGTGACAGCAGCACGGCGAGTGCCGCGTGAACAACCATGAACACGCTGGCGCCCGATGCCGTCGCCAAAGTCCGCATCTGCCGATGCGTATCGGCATCGATTGTGAACGTATGTGTGGCACCGAGATTCGATGCGGCCGCAGGCCGGGGGCGATCGAACGGCAGCGATAGCTCGGTCGGAAGATCCGCCAACGCCTTCGTCCAGTACTCGATCTGATCGGAGATGACCGAATCCGACTCGAGTTCGGATCCGAGGATGTCGCGCTGCCACAGGGTGTAGTCCGCGTACTGAACGGGTAACGGCGCGAAGTCGGGCACCGTGTTCTGAGTTCGGGCGTGATATGCCGTCATCACATCGCGAGTAAGGGGCCCCATCGAAACTCCGTCGCCGGAGATGTGATGCACCACGAACACCAGAATGTGCTCTTCGGCCGAGACCTGGAGCAGCCGCACCCGAAGAGGCACTTGGATTGTGACATCGAATCCGCTCGACACCGTATCCATCACAACGGCGGTGACATCATCCGGATCGACGATGACCGGAGTGAGCGCTGCAAGAACGTCGTCCACGGAACCGATGCTCTGAAAACCGACGCCGTCGTGGTCCGGGTACGACGTTCGAAGAGATTCGTGTCGTTCGATCAGGTCGCGGATGGAATGGAACAACGCACTCGTATCGAGCCGGCCGGACAACCGAATCGCAACCGGGATGTTGTTCACCGCGGATGCGGTATCGAATCTGTTCAGGAACCACATCCGCTGCTGGGCGAGTGAGAGCGGAATACGGTCGGTCCGGTCGCGCGGAGCCAGAGCAGCATGTGCATCACCGAGTGATCGCGACTCGATCTCACGAGCGAGGTCACCGACAGCTGGATTTCCGAACAGCAGCGGAACCGGCACTTTGACGTCCAGGGCCGCGCCGAGACGCGCAACCAACCGGGTTGCAACGAGGGAGTTTCCGCCCAGATCGAGGAAGGAGTCGGTTCTGCCGACGCGCTCGACTCCGAGCACCTCGGCGAAGATCTCTGCGACAGTTTTCTCCAACTCGGTGACCGGCGCCACGAATTCCTTGCCGGCAAAGACCGGCTCCGGCAATGCTGCCCGGTCGAGCTTGCCGACCGGAGTGAGCGGAACCGAATCCAGCTCGATGATCTGGGCCGGAATCATGTGTGCGGGCAACGTGCGGCCGAGGTGTTCGACAAGCTCGTCGGTGTCGAAGTCCACACCAGCAGTGGGTTGTACATACGACACCAATGCCGTTTCACCGGAAGGAAGTTCGCGGCCGACAGTAACAGCGAACTGCACATGAGGATGAGTGGCGAGCGTGCTGTCGACTTCACCCAACTCGATCCGGAAGCCACGAATCTTGACCTGAAAGTCGCTACGGCCAAGATAGTGGATGATGCCGTCGGGGTCACGTCGGACGACATCTCCGGTGCGATACAGCCGGGTGCCGGTTCCCGAGGCATTCTGCCCGGTTGCCGTCGCTTCGGGGAACGGATTGGCGACGAATCGTTCCGAAGTCAATGCTGATCGCTTGTTGTATCCCTCGGCGAGCTGCGCACCCGCTAGGTAGAGCTCGCCACTGACGCCTGCCGGAACGGGACGGAGCCGGTTGTCGAGCACGAATGCACCGACACCTGGGATCGGTGTGCCGATGACCGGTGCTTCGCCCACCACAAGAGGCGCCGTACTTGTCGCCAGGATGGTCGCCTCGGTAGGTCCATAACCGTTGAAGAACAGACGCGGTGGCAATCCCGCGCCTCGTTCGGCGCCGACCCATCTCGTCACCAGTTCACTGGTGAAGGTGTCGCCGGCCACGACGACCGCTTCGAGGTCGGGAAGGCCGTTCGGATCGACCGAACCCAGCGCTCCCGGGGTGATGAGTACGTGAGTGACCTGCGTCTCACGGAGCAGATCGGCCAATTCCTCGCCGCCACCGATCGACGGAGGAGCCACCACGAGCGTGGCGCCGGAGGTGAACGCGAGCAGCAATTCCAGGACCGACACGTCGAAACTGGGCGAACAGACGTGCAGCATCCGAGAGTCGGACGAGAGACCATAGTGCGCTCGCTCCGCCGCCACAAGCGGTCCGAGACCGCAATGGGTCACCACGACGCCCTTGGGCAGCCCTGTCGATCCCGACGTGTAGATGATGTAGGCCGCATGCGACTCGAGCAGTGGTCGCACCCGATCCGCATAAGAGATCGGGTGCGCTGGGTAACTCTCGACGGCCGCCGCAACGCTCGGCTCGTCCAGCGCGAGCCAGTCGACACCGCTGGGAAGTCCTGCTGCGAACGATTCGAGAGTGAGACCGAGTACGGCTCCCGAATCGGAGACCATGTGCTGTGTCCGATCGGAAGGATAATTCGGATCCACCGGCACGAATGCTGCTCCGGTCTTGGCGACTGCCCACACCGCGAGGACCGATTCGACGGACCGCGGCAGGGCGAGCGCGACTCGGTCGCCGGGACCGACCCCTCGTTCGACGAGCGCTCTGGCCACTTGCGACGACCGTTCGTCGAGCTCGCGGTAGCTGACCGAGGTTCCCGAGGACATCAGCGCAATCGAATCGCCTGCTGTTTCGACGGCGGTCGTCAGCAGCTGCGGAAGTAGCTCGGTTCGAACACCGTGGCGACGGTTCGGACGTTCTCCTCGTGACCGGCGACCGCTTCCACTGGTAGCACCGTCGACCCGACTGCGGGATTCACTCGCACTCATGTCGTCGAGCCCTGTGTTCGATCTGGCCGGGTACGGAACGTCATGTATGCGGATCACCTTCGTTGTCGAAAAATTCGATGGTCTCGGCTCGGACTCTCCCGGGTCGCCGACAAGGCGTGGCTGAACAGACAGCCCAGTGTCGAACGGCCGTCCCAGGGTGGAACGCGCAGAGCAAGTTTAGCCAGCCCAGCTCGGCTCACCACCACACGATCGATCCGAGCCGATCGTGACCGGGTTCGCACGCCTCGGACATCTATCCCGTTTCAGGCGCATTCCGTTACCTCGCGAGCCCCACAGCGCAGGTCGAGGGTCACATGTGGGTCACGATCCGCCCGTCCGTCCATATCTCGACTGCATCACCCGTCGCCGGCCCATCTGTGACGATCACGACTACCAGGTCGTCGAGATCCTCCGGACCCGACTGTTCGAGTACCTCGATCGGCACGAACGCGTGTGTCGCCCACGAGTCGAACAACAGGTCGGCCACCGAGGCGACGTCGATGTTGGGCTCACCCACGATGAGAGCACCACCTCTCGAGGTCACTGCAAAGGCCTCGAAGATGGACGCGTCGGAATCGAACGATCCGTAGTGGAAGCTACGGGTGTCGTATCCGAGCTCGAATCGATCGGCGTAATCGGCGATGCGAAGCATCAATTCCGACTGAGTGAGCGAACCCGAGGACAGCGTGATAGCTGTGTGATCTCCGGACAGAGACTGCAATCGGTCCGAGTACGAGACCGGATGCCGCGGTCGGGACGCTGTTTCTCGGGCGAATTCTGCATCATCGACGATGAGCCAGGTCGGACCCGCCGGTGCCGTGTCGCGGTACTGCTCGACTGTGACACCGAAGGTGCCTTCGGGGAGCGAACTGTGCGATCCGGGCTGCGAAGGAATCACCGCAGCACCGGTCTTTGCCACTGCCCACAATGCCTCGATCGCCGTCGTCGAACGAGGAAGATGCACGACAACCGACATTCCGGGTCCGACGCCTCGATCGATCAACGATCGAGCAAGTGTGGACGAGGCGACATCGAGTGCTCGGTAGCTGATCTCATCCTCACCGGAGACCATCGCGGGTGCCTCCGGGTCGTCCTCGACGATCTCCGCGAGGACCTGCGGAAGCACCTGCATATCCGAACCGACGGATCGACGCGCACCCTGTGCGCCGGAATCCAGGTCGGTCGAGGCCATGACGACCTGCTCTCGTTCGTTCGCATCCAAAAGGTCGATCGTCCCAACTGGTGCAGTGGGGTCGTCGATCAACGCGTCCAGAATTCGAAGGAACCACCGACTCAGAT
This region of Rhodococcus sp. PAMC28707 genomic DNA includes:
- a CDS encoding non-ribosomal peptide synthetase, yielding MSASESRSRVDGATSGSGRRSRGERPNRRHGVRTELLPQLLTTAVETAGDSIALMSSGTSVSYRELDERSSQVARALVERGVGPGDRVALALPRSVESVLAVWAVAKTGAAFVPVDPNYPSDRTQHMVSDSGAVLGLTLESFAAGLPSGVDWLALDEPSVAAAVESYPAHPISYADRVRPLLESHAAYIIYTSGSTGLPKGVVVTHCGLGPLVAAERAHYGLSSDSRMLHVCSPSFDVSVLELLLAFTSGATLVVAPPSIGGGEELADLLRETQVTHVLITPGALGSVDPNGLPDLEAVVVAGDTFTSELVTRWVGAERGAGLPPRLFFNGYGPTEATILATSTAPLVVGEAPVIGTPIPGVGAFVLDNRLRPVPAGVSGELYLAGAQLAEGYNKRSALTSERFVANPFPEATATGQNASGTGTRLYRTGDVVRRDPDGIIHYLGRSDFQVKIRGFRIELGEVDSTLATHPHVQFAVTVGRELPSGETALVSYVQPTAGVDFDTDELVEHLGRTLPAHMIPAQIIELDSVPLTPVGKLDRAALPEPVFAGKEFVAPVTELEKTVAEIFAEVLGVERVGRTDSFLDLGGNSLVATRLVARLGAALDVKVPVPLLFGNPAVGDLAREIESRSLGDAHAALAPRDRTDRIPLSLAQQRMWFLNRFDTASAVNNIPVAIRLSGRLDTSALFHSIRDLIERHESLRTSYPDHDGVGFQSIGSVDDVLAALTPVIVDPDDVTAVVMDTVSSGFDVTIQVPLRVRLLQVSAEEHILVFVVHHISGDGVSMGPLTRDVMTAYHARTQNTVPDFAPLPVQYADYTLWQRDILGSELESDSVISDQIEYWTKALADLPTELSLPFDRPRPAAASNLGATHTFTIDADTHRQMRTLATASGASVFMVVHAALAVLLSRLSDSTDIVVGTPVAGRGDEALDNLIGMFVNTLVLRTDTSPDLSFRELLDTARGVDLEAFAHADLPFERLVEILDPERSAARHPIFQVMLTYQNFEPSRFSLPDLTVTGVDLDVAIAKFDLQLAITEMASGAGGEGPLAVELTYAREVFDEVTAVSFARRLTAIVSAVVADADVVIGDIEIMDEAERAALSAGGTELVDVGDATLVARFDAAVRANPGAPAVTSGDVTLTYAELDGKANRIARALSATGVKPESLVAVALPRSADLIAAILGVLKAGAGYLPIDTSNPLDRISYILGDAAPGAVITSQAELDSIGAFDCPMVDVDSALVTELDGSALSGSELPRSASADNVAYVIYTSGSTGLPKGVAVTHRNVTTLFAAAAQRFEFSSEDVWTMFHSYAFDFSVWEIWGPLLSGGRLVTVDYYTSRSPEKFLELLARESVTVLNQTPSAFAQLAEAERSVGDRAPALSLRYIVFGGEALDLSSLERWYARHPNGPQLVNMYGITETTVHVSFLALSREAAHRARASVIGDALPGLTVRVLDSRLGLAPVGVAGELYVSGGQLARGYLGKSALTSTRFVADPLGPSGTVMYRTGDRGRWNTGGQLEYAGRSDSQVQLRGFRIELGEVESALLRDSDVAQAVAMVRRDLRQGADTEDRAGESLVAYVVPSAGASIDINRLRSVAAQFLTAYMVPDLIEMLDELPLTINGKLDHRALPVPVYESGSPFRAPSTPAEKAVAEVFATVLSQEVVGVDDSFFELGGNSLDATRVIARLNAALDSDVSVRELFEAPTVAALASCASRHLGVGGRRSLVAAERPERIPLSLAQQRMWFLNRLDPGSSVYNIPLAIRLSGELDLEALDSAIRDVIDRHESLRTSYPTDAGGPFQQIREVADVGLDLAPIACASETELIDKVRGTISRGFDVSTDIPVRAELFALTETDHVLAVSVHHISADGVSMAPLARDVMTAYVARISGSAPAWAPLTVQYADYALWQHDVLGDAEQADSIAAGQLRFWTEQLLGVPDELDLSTDRPRPPQQSMRGRSWATSLTPELTDSLNRVARANNASLFMVVHSALAVLLARMSGGRDIVIGTAVAGRGDAALDGLVGMFVNTLALRVDVDPADRFDDLLDRVRSVDLGAFANADVPFERVVDAVSPTRSVARHPIFQVVLSLQNQEQATLELPGLSISVLDGAELAAKFDLQVTVERVGDRLRVVFTYATDLFDEDSISRFGERFTLVLDAIAGSTEVIVGDIDIQSDTEADQGHVLTAAPSVGIAATVGVEGTTLAQVLRTVVDEDPDAPAISIGDVDITFGEVDERSSRLARELISRGVGPGDAVVVAIPRSVEQVVTLWAVVKSGGAVAGPASSSAVLGIAATVEAVEDSVGEWIVLSDDSVIKTVAEHSSRPVAYSERVRLLRPEDPFAFFEGVDPPLSHGDVVTIAESLRGLLGVTFESRTYGTARFGTSWSLLEWALAASAGSAMVVSAPGESEGPESVIVEQWVTHAFVSRAQGAALEASIEAEDLVSVVLTENPVHTKLPATDSAAGWTIFG